Proteins encoded in a region of the Ancylobacter sp. SL191 genome:
- a CDS encoding 4-hydroxyphenylacetate 3-hydroxylase family protein: MRVRNGAAYIRGLNDGRRVLIDGEPVADVTTHPAFRNAVASFAALYDYQADPANLERITIAAGDARVHRAWSLPRSHAELVTRRHAIAEWSALNLGFLGRSPDHLANTLVGMMIGLPAMRAFDAQRADAFAAYVDDARERDLFVTYVIQNPQANKARAASEQARDVVAHIVSQDAEGIVVSGAKMLGTSAVMADEIFVGTIQPLRPGEERYALSFAVPVSHPGVALLSRRSYEQAAASDFDYPLSSHFDENDAVVFFDNVRVPWSRVFVCGNIAAAAAQWHGTPAHVMQNYQSQIRLMVKMRFLAGLARRIAEVNGSIDIPQIRGVLGKLAAQASLVEGMLAGMEAEGRMVGDYFVPSSHLLYAAQTLTQELYPQFVLAIRDLAGGGVIMLPSSERDMISPHTKELVEATQISSVAEPLERVRLFKLAWDALGSEYASRHMQYEMFYGGASYVNHAHMFRTFDWAEARRLLDGALAPAAARAATRAA; encoded by the coding sequence ATGCGGGTACGGAACGGTGCGGCCTATATCCGCGGGCTTAACGACGGCCGGCGCGTGCTGATCGATGGCGAACCGGTAGCGGATGTCACCACGCACCCTGCGTTCCGCAATGCGGTCGCGTCCTTCGCCGCGCTTTACGACTACCAGGCCGACCCGGCGAACCTCGAACGCATCACCATTGCGGCCGGAGACGCGCGCGTTCACCGTGCCTGGTCGCTGCCGCGCTCTCATGCCGAGCTGGTGACTCGCCGGCACGCCATCGCCGAGTGGTCGGCGCTCAATCTCGGCTTTCTCGGCCGCTCGCCGGACCATCTCGCCAACACGCTGGTCGGCATGATGATAGGCCTGCCGGCGATGCGCGCCTTCGACGCTCAGCGTGCCGATGCCTTCGCGGCTTACGTCGACGACGCTCGCGAGCGCGATCTGTTCGTCACCTATGTCATCCAGAACCCGCAGGCCAACAAGGCAAGGGCGGCGTCCGAGCAGGCCCGCGACGTGGTCGCCCACATCGTGTCGCAGGATGCCGAGGGCATCGTCGTCAGCGGCGCCAAGATGCTCGGCACCAGCGCGGTGATGGCGGACGAGATTTTCGTCGGCACCATCCAGCCGCTGCGGCCGGGCGAGGAACGTTATGCGCTGAGCTTCGCCGTGCCGGTCAGCCATCCCGGTGTCGCGCTGCTGTCGCGCCGGTCCTATGAGCAGGCGGCCGCGTCGGATTTCGACTACCCGCTCTCCAGCCATTTCGACGAAAACGACGCCGTGGTGTTCTTCGACAATGTCCGGGTGCCGTGGAGCCGGGTGTTTGTGTGCGGCAACATCGCCGCCGCCGCCGCGCAATGGCATGGCACGCCGGCCCATGTGATGCAGAACTACCAGTCGCAGATCCGGCTGATGGTGAAGATGCGCTTCCTCGCCGGGCTGGCGCGCCGCATCGCCGAGGTCAACGGCTCGATCGATATCCCGCAGATCAGGGGCGTGCTCGGCAAGCTGGCGGCGCAGGCCTCGCTAGTGGAGGGCATGCTGGCTGGCATGGAGGCGGAGGGCCGGATGGTCGGCGACTATTTCGTCCCGTCCTCGCATTTGCTCTACGCCGCACAGACGCTGACGCAGGAACTCTACCCGCAATTCGTCCTCGCCATCCGTGACCTCGCCGGCGGCGGCGTGATCATGCTGCCATCCTCCGAGCGCGACATGATCAGCCCGCATACCAAGGAACTGGTCGAGGCGACGCAGATTTCGTCGGTAGCCGAACCGCTGGAGCGGGTTCGCCTGTTCAAGCTGGCATGGGACGCGCTCGGCTCGGAATATGCCTCGCGCCACATGCAGTACGAGATGTTCTATGGCGGGGCCTCCTATGTGAACCACGCCCATATGTTCCGCACGTTCGACTGGGCGGAGGCGCGACGGCTGCTCGACGGCGCTCTGGCGCCAGCCGCGGCACGCGCGGCCACCCGCGCCGCCTAG
- a CDS encoding ABC transporter substrate-binding protein, with protein MSVRLSFTFAAAITASLLVANVASAAMDPACEPAKLASKYPGLVGKTVKFGADPQTPPYVARDGADFNKMSGIAVDMAKEVMDCAGAKYEFVLGAWSGILPAVISGQMDAMWDDLYYKPDRAKNIDFVMYMGAGTGALVPAGNPKKVMALGDFCGKTVAYGIGSIEEAATLKQQETCKAEGKAAITTMPFQDLAAGLRLLESDRTDILLWDLGYVDFMAAANPTKYTRAFSIVSGFQIGVGVKKGNDDLVKAIYDGIKIMQANGTQKKIFAKYNTDAALQIPVEIKTK; from the coding sequence ATGAGCGTTCGCCTATCCTTCACGTTCGCAGCCGCAATTACCGCGAGCCTGCTCGTCGCCAACGTCGCCTCGGCGGCCATGGATCCGGCCTGCGAGCCGGCAAAGCTGGCCAGCAAATATCCGGGCCTCGTGGGCAAGACCGTCAAGTTCGGTGCTGATCCGCAGACGCCGCCCTACGTCGCGCGCGACGGCGCCGACTTCAATAAGATGAGCGGCATCGCCGTCGACATGGCCAAGGAAGTCATGGATTGCGCCGGCGCGAAGTACGAGTTCGTGCTCGGCGCATGGTCCGGCATCCTGCCCGCCGTCATTTCCGGCCAGATGGACGCCATGTGGGACGACCTCTACTATAAGCCCGATCGCGCCAAGAACATCGACTTCGTGATGTATATGGGCGCGGGCACCGGCGCCCTCGTGCCGGCCGGCAATCCCAAGAAGGTCATGGCGCTGGGCGACTTCTGCGGCAAGACCGTCGCCTATGGCATTGGCAGCATCGAAGAGGCTGCCACGCTCAAGCAGCAGGAAACCTGCAAGGCCGAAGGCAAGGCCGCTATCACCACGATGCCGTTCCAGGATCTCGCCGCCGGCCTGCGCCTGCTTGAGAGTGATCGCACCGACATCCTGCTGTGGGATCTTGGCTACGTCGATTTCATGGCCGCCGCCAACCCGACCAAATATACCCGCGCCTTTTCGATCGTCAGCGGCTTCCAGATCGGCGTCGGCGTCAAGAAGGGCAATGATGATCTGGTGAAGGCCATCTATGACGGCATCAAGATCATGCAGGCCAACGGTACTCAGAAGAAGATCTTCGCAAAGTACAACACCGACGCGGCGCTCCAGATTCCGGTCGAGATCAAAACCAAGTAA
- a CDS encoding MarR family winged helix-turn-helix transcriptional regulator, with product MAKDKQATALQAAPLTTSRSALLVDGSDRPFRELVRDLVDFSARLQEIREGIARAMGMTPPQYNILMTLSHLGDAVTVGDLAERLRVSVPFVVTETRRLVAMGLLEKRPDAVDRRRVMLVLTPKAWAMLQDIAPLQVSVNDVLFSTLGSRDVDTLARLTRGLLSSCDGALAKARRKPD from the coding sequence ATGGCGAAAGACAAGCAGGCCACGGCGCTTCAGGCGGCGCCCCTCACCACCTCGCGGTCCGCGCTGCTGGTCGATGGCAGTGACCGCCCGTTCCGCGAACTGGTGCGCGATCTCGTCGACTTTTCCGCGCGGCTGCAGGAAATCCGCGAAGGCATCGCCCGCGCCATGGGCATGACGCCGCCGCAGTACAATATTCTGATGACGCTCTCCCATCTCGGCGATGCCGTGACTGTCGGCGATCTCGCCGAGCGGCTGCGGGTGAGCGTGCCGTTCGTGGTCACTGAGACCCGCCGGCTGGTCGCGATGGGGCTGCTGGAGAAACGTCCCGATGCGGTTGACCGGCGCCGGGTGATGCTGGTGCTCACCCCGAAGGCCTGGGCCATGCTGCAGGACATTGCTCCGCTGCAGGTGAGCGTGAACGACGTGCTGTTCAGCACGCTGGGCTCTCGCGACGTCGATACGCTGGCGCGGCTGACGCGCGGGCTGCTGTCATCCTGCGACGGGGCCCTCGCCAAGGCGCGCCGGAAGCCGGACTAG
- a CDS encoding 4-hydroxyphenylacetate 3-hydroxylase family protein → MSKSAESHLRSLNDGRCIYIDGGRVENVAEHPAFRNAAGSVARLYDFQARPENIEKMTIAAGNGARVSRTWQLPTSYDELVARREALVAWAELHHGFMGRSPDHVGSTLAGMYMGLDVYAAHPGGRPGVVSDYYRYASENDLYISYVIIDPQGDRSRATSSEGNADLAVAIVDEDAGGITVRGAKMLGTGAVLSNEVLVTTLRPLKDDEGRYAFTAAVPMNLPGIKLLSRRSYEGAVSSSFDYPLSSRFDENDALLYFDDVKIPWDRVFVHRDTRAQLAQWHDTPAHAYQNYQAEIRLLVKLRFLVGLARKITETIGTVNFPQVRETLGELAGHVGMIEAFVYGMEAKGRHRGPYFLPDAGLIYAAQVQSQLLYPKIIHFLRELSGGGVLMLPSCVGDFDHPDIAPLIKRTQYSPSLSSPERVKLFKLAWDAVGSEFASRHAQYEMFYSGPRTVTTGMAFRTFDWDRATGAVDAMLGSYDTPAMASPAPVTTPLAALAR, encoded by the coding sequence ATGTCGAAGTCAGCCGAGAGTCATCTGCGCAGCCTCAATGATGGGCGATGCATCTACATTGATGGCGGGCGGGTGGAGAATGTTGCCGAGCACCCGGCCTTCCGCAACGCCGCCGGATCGGTGGCCCGGCTGTACGACTTTCAGGCCCGGCCGGAAAACATCGAGAAGATGACCATTGCTGCCGGCAATGGCGCGCGGGTGAGCCGCACCTGGCAGTTGCCAACCTCCTATGACGAACTCGTTGCCCGCCGCGAGGCGCTCGTCGCCTGGGCCGAGCTGCATCACGGCTTCATGGGGCGTTCGCCCGACCATGTCGGCTCGACCCTTGCCGGCATGTATATGGGCCTCGATGTCTATGCGGCGCACCCCGGCGGCCGGCCTGGCGTGGTGAGCGACTATTATCGCTACGCCAGCGAGAACGACCTCTACATCTCCTATGTCATCATCGACCCGCAGGGGGATCGCTCCCGGGCCACCAGTTCGGAGGGCAATGCCGATCTGGCAGTTGCCATCGTCGACGAGGATGCCGGCGGCATTACCGTCCGCGGCGCCAAGATGCTCGGCACCGGGGCGGTGCTGTCCAATGAGGTGCTGGTCACCACGCTGCGCCCGCTGAAGGACGATGAAGGACGCTACGCCTTCACCGCCGCCGTGCCGATGAACCTGCCCGGCATAAAGCTCTTGTCGCGACGCTCCTATGAGGGGGCGGTGTCATCCTCGTTCGACTATCCGCTTTCCAGCCGGTTCGATGAGAACGACGCGCTGCTCTATTTCGACGATGTGAAGATCCCGTGGGATCGCGTCTTCGTGCATCGCGACACCCGTGCGCAGCTGGCGCAATGGCACGACACGCCGGCCCATGCCTACCAGAACTACCAGGCGGAGATCCGCCTGCTGGTGAAGCTGCGCTTTCTGGTCGGGCTGGCGCGCAAGATCACCGAGACGATCGGCACGGTCAACTTCCCCCAAGTGCGCGAGACGCTCGGCGAACTGGCTGGCCATGTCGGCATGATCGAGGCGTTCGTCTACGGCATGGAGGCCAAGGGCCGTCATCGCGGCCCGTACTTCCTGCCGGATGCCGGGCTGATCTATGCCGCGCAGGTGCAGTCGCAGCTGCTCTACCCCAAGATCATCCACTTCCTGCGCGAGCTTTCCGGCGGCGGCGTGCTGATGCTGCCGTCCTGCGTCGGGGATTTCGACCATCCCGACATCGCGCCTCTCATCAAGCGCACGCAGTACTCCCCAAGCCTGAGTTCGCCGGAGCGGGTCAAACTGTTCAAACTGGCGTGGGATGCCGTGGGCTCGGAGTTCGCCTCGCGCCACGCGCAATATGAGATGTTCTATTCCGGGCCGCGCACGGTCACCACCGGCATGGCCTTCCGCACCTTCGATTGGGACAGGGCCACCGGCGCCGTGGACGCGATGCTCGGCAGCTACGACACGCCGGCCATGGCGAGCCCGGCCCCCGTCACCACCCCGCTTGCCGCGCTGGCGCGCTGA
- a CDS encoding succinylglutamate desuccinylase/aspartoacylase family protein — protein sequence MDALVIEGITVAPGTCVRAPLPALELADGTVVNLPLLLINGVRPGPRLYIGAGIHGDEVNSIALVAKALATVDPQQLSGSIVCVPVQQPLALQADHRLPLSQFLKSPLDQVPADAWTCFPGDANGNIAQVMAATLFRLITQCDYALDVHTPTRGGKYVPIAILPHHSLGTHAARAEEMAQALGTGWIMRGEHGMYISDGILCVEATKAGVPCFTFEIGEGGRLDAEFVDIGAQCVLNLLRSFGMIPGERVPPAQTHVMRDFLGIRATHGGLLITEVALGEAVTQGQVLCRIFNVYGDEVEVVTAPEDGLFVRATTLGTVSRGERVATLGLV from the coding sequence ATGGACGCTCTCGTTATCGAAGGCATCACCGTCGCCCCTGGCACCTGCGTGCGCGCTCCCCTGCCGGCGCTCGAACTGGCGGACGGCACGGTGGTGAACCTGCCGCTGCTGCTCATCAACGGCGTAAGGCCGGGGCCGCGCCTCTATATCGGCGCCGGCATCCATGGCGACGAGGTCAACAGCATCGCGCTGGTGGCCAAGGCGCTGGCAACCGTCGATCCGCAGCAGCTCAGCGGGAGCATCGTGTGCGTGCCGGTGCAGCAGCCGCTCGCCCTTCAGGCGGATCATCGCCTGCCGCTGTCGCAATTCCTTAAATCGCCCCTCGATCAGGTGCCGGCCGATGCCTGGACCTGCTTTCCCGGCGACGCCAATGGCAATATCGCGCAGGTGATGGCGGCCACGCTGTTCCGGCTGATCACCCAGTGCGACTACGCGCTTGACGTCCACACCCCGACCCGCGGCGGCAAATATGTGCCGATCGCCATCCTGCCGCATCACTCGCTCGGCACCCATGCCGCCAGGGCGGAAGAGATGGCGCAGGCCCTCGGCACCGGCTGGATCATGCGCGGCGAGCACGGCATGTACATCAGCGACGGCATTCTCTGCGTCGAGGCGACCAAGGCCGGCGTGCCGTGCTTCACCTTCGAGATCGGCGAGGGTGGGCGGCTGGACGCCGAATTCGTCGACATCGGGGCCCAGTGCGTGCTGAACCTGCTGCGCTCCTTCGGCATGATTCCGGGCGAGCGTGTGCCGCCGGCGCAGACCCATGTGATGCGCGACTTCCTCGGCATACGCGCCACCCATGGCGGGCTGCTGATCACCGAGGTCGCGCTCGGCGAGGCGGTCACGCAGGGGCAGGTGCTGTGCCGCATCTTCAATGTCTATGGCGACGAAGTGGAGGTGGTCACGGCGCCGGAGGACGGACTGTTCGTGCGCGCCACCACGCTCGGCACCGTCTCACGCGGCGAACGTGTCGCCACGCTCGGACTGGTTTGA
- a CDS encoding helix-turn-helix domain-containing protein — MANSEIDHSDETLPAVGPRVRYLRRLHRLRLKDLATAAGCSESLLSRIENSLVVPSLSTLHRLCKALNVNVAALLDPKEDEICTVYGPNDRPRYTRAAEEGDGSTAEILTPFAQHRQLEGLLLEMPAKGPMCGPFQHAGEEVGYVLTGELELIVEGEQYRVPTGHSFFFLSDRTHSYRASGDENCRVIWINTPPTF, encoded by the coding sequence ATGGCAAATAGCGAGATCGACCACAGCGATGAGACCCTGCCAGCGGTCGGTCCTCGCGTGCGCTATCTGCGCCGTCTGCACCGGCTGCGGTTGAAGGACCTGGCCACGGCTGCCGGCTGCTCGGAAAGCCTGCTGTCGCGCATCGAGAACTCCCTGGTGGTGCCCTCGCTGAGCACGCTTCACCGGCTGTGCAAGGCGCTGAACGTCAATGTCGCCGCGCTGCTCGACCCCAAGGAAGACGAGATCTGCACGGTCTACGGGCCGAACGACCGGCCGCGTTACACCCGCGCCGCCGAAGAAGGCGACGGCAGCACCGCTGAAATCCTCACGCCCTTCGCCCAGCATCGCCAGCTTGAGGGCCTGCTTCTGGAAATGCCGGCCAAGGGGCCGATGTGCGGCCCGTTCCAGCATGCCGGTGAAGAGGTTGGCTATGTGCTGACGGGCGAACTCGAACTCATCGTCGAGGGCGAGCAATACCGGGTGCCTACGGGACACAGTTTCTTCTTCCTGTCCGACCGCACCCACAGCTATCGCGCCTCTGGCGACGAGAACTGCCGGGTCATCTGGATCAACACCCCGCCCACCTTCTGA
- a CDS encoding amino acid ABC transporter permease/ATP-binding protein — protein MTRLGNAALALATALFVSLVPAMAQAPTGSSIEDMASGLSAADPYAAMAFGWFWEFLSYCTSSFLWEGAWVAVQITAISMTLGLMLGLVLALMRLSTLSVVRGVSWFYIWITRGTPQLLQLVFIFNALPFVGLKFDSFTTAVIGFSLNQAAFSAEIIRGGILSVNRNQAIAATSLGMGPFLALRRIILPQAMRAILPGVGNDTISMLKLTSIASIVFVNELTFRSQQIVGQNNKFFTVFAATSLIYLILVSIISLAQGWAERRFDLEKDQRTDTAFGRMLGFRLKAEPAPAAAPVAVDGPAGDTLAAVPAGSDDLFRTLVNADADPVPRGEPLVVCHNVQKEYGTNKVLNGIDLTVNRGEVVVLLGPSGSGKSTFLRAINHLESVDWGSITVGGAYVGYQLMPGGQPRPTGRLAKARADARISMVFQHFNLFNHMSALENVMEAPIRVFGIKPDVARDMATRLLGEVGLQNHINHLPHRLSGGQQQRVAIARALAISPRLMLFDEPTSALDPELVGEVLGVMRKLADAGMTMVVVTHEIRFARDVADRVVFMDGGVVVEQGTPEQVIDNPTHERTRRFLRAVNPP, from the coding sequence ATGACACGACTTGGAAACGCCGCTCTCGCCCTGGCGACGGCCCTGTTTGTCAGCCTCGTGCCGGCGATGGCGCAAGCTCCGACCGGATCGAGCATCGAGGACATGGCGAGCGGCCTGAGCGCGGCCGATCCCTATGCCGCCATGGCGTTCGGCTGGTTCTGGGAGTTCCTGTCCTACTGCACCTCCAGCTTCCTGTGGGAGGGAGCCTGGGTGGCGGTCCAGATCACCGCCATCTCCATGACCCTCGGCCTGATGCTCGGCCTCGTGCTGGCGCTGATGCGGCTGTCCACGCTGAGCGTCGTGCGGGGGGTGTCGTGGTTCTACATCTGGATCACACGCGGCACCCCACAATTGCTGCAACTGGTGTTCATCTTCAACGCGCTGCCCTTCGTCGGGTTGAAGTTCGACAGCTTCACCACCGCCGTCATCGGCTTCTCGCTCAATCAGGCGGCGTTCAGCGCCGAAATCATCCGCGGCGGCATCCTTTCGGTGAACCGCAACCAAGCGATCGCCGCGACCTCGCTCGGCATGGGCCCGTTTCTGGCCCTGCGCCGGATCATCCTGCCGCAGGCGATGCGCGCGATCCTGCCCGGTGTCGGCAACGATACGATCAGCATGCTGAAGCTGACCTCGATCGCCTCGATCGTGTTCGTCAACGAACTCACCTTCCGCTCGCAACAGATCGTCGGCCAGAACAACAAGTTCTTCACCGTCTTCGCCGCGACCTCGCTGATCTACCTGATCCTGGTGAGCATCATCTCTCTGGCGCAGGGCTGGGCGGAGCGGCGCTTCGACCTGGAGAAGGACCAACGCACCGACACGGCCTTCGGCCGCATGCTCGGCTTTCGCCTGAAGGCCGAGCCCGCGCCTGCTGCGGCGCCCGTCGCGGTGGATGGGCCCGCGGGGGACACGCTCGCGGCCGTTCCCGCCGGTTCGGACGACCTGTTCCGCACGCTGGTGAACGCCGATGCCGACCCCGTGCCGCGCGGCGAGCCGCTGGTGGTCTGTCACAACGTGCAGAAGGAATACGGGACCAACAAGGTGCTGAACGGCATCGACCTGACGGTCAATCGCGGCGAGGTTGTCGTGCTGCTGGGGCCGAGCGGCTCGGGAAAGAGCACGTTCCTGCGTGCCATCAATCATCTGGAATCAGTGGACTGGGGCTCCATCACAGTCGGCGGCGCGTATGTCGGCTACCAGCTGATGCCCGGTGGCCAACCGCGCCCGACCGGTCGGCTGGCAAAGGCCCGGGCGGACGCCCGCATCTCCATGGTGTTCCAGCACTTCAACCTGTTCAACCATATGAGTGCGCTGGAAAATGTCATGGAGGCGCCGATCCGGGTGTTCGGCATCAAGCCGGATGTCGCCCGCGATATGGCAACCCGTCTGCTCGGCGAGGTCGGCCTGCAGAACCACATCAATCACCTGCCGCACCGGCTCTCCGGCGGCCAGCAGCAGCGCGTGGCGATTGCCCGCGCGCTGGCGATCTCGCCGCGCCTGATGCTGTTCGACGAGCCGACCTCGGCGCTTGATCCCGAGCTGGTCGGCGAGGTGCTCGGCGTCATGCGCAAGCTCGCGGATGCCGGCATGACGATGGTGGTGGTGACGCACGAAATCCGCTTCGCCCGCGATGTCGCCGACCGCGTCGTCTTCATGGATGGCGGCGTGGTGGTGGAGCAGGGCACGCCGGAACAGGTGATCGACAACCCGACGCATGAGCGCACGCGCCGCTTCCTGCGCGCCGTCAATCCACCATGA
- a CDS encoding hydantoinase/oxoprolinase family protein translates to MSIDVGGTFTDLMVDVPGSAATMFKSPTTYPDPIGGILGAVELAAGARGVSVRDLLAQTEILFHSTTRAINAVITGNAARTALLVTQGHPDILLIREGGRTDPFNYRNAYPAPYIPRALTFEIPERIWADGRVHAPLDEAAALAVIEQLKARKVEAVAVSLIWSIVNPVHERRLGQMLAEHLPGVPYTLSHELNPTVREYRRTSSCAIDASLKPIMSDYLRTLKARLEERGLKGQIFAVTSQGGLVDVSDLAERPILALNSGPAMAPVAGRHFAELEGATTAIVTDAGGTTYDVSLVKDGALPWTRETWLGPIYQGNLTGFPSVDVKSVGAGGGSIARVDSAGLLHVGPESAGSTPGPVCYGRGGTKPTVTDAAVALGYIDPTFFLGGQMSLALQTARDAIQTEVAGPLGISVEEAALSILDLTTEGMVNAIEDITVKQGIDPQETVMIGGGGAAGINAVLIARRLRCDTIIFPDVGAALSAAGAMMSELTTEYSQIGFMKTTAFDAERATSIIADLVSRAQAFFEKAGPNARDKRIDLAIEARYPSQVWEIDVPLRGATFETDADVAALIADFHARHVDLFSFRDDGDAVEIMSWRALARCRLSDATSIRLADDAQETDALAHRPMFFRETGLIDAPAYRLEHLPADTEVHGPAIVDSNFTTIVINPGARAVRRPGGHLVVHSAA, encoded by the coding sequence ATGTCGATCGACGTGGGCGGCACCTTCACCGACTTGATGGTGGATGTTCCCGGCAGCGCCGCCACCATGTTCAAGTCGCCGACCACCTATCCCGATCCGATCGGCGGCATCCTCGGTGCGGTCGAACTCGCCGCCGGCGCGCGGGGCGTCAGCGTCCGGGATCTGCTGGCACAGACTGAAATCCTGTTCCACTCCACCACCCGCGCCATCAACGCCGTCATTACCGGCAATGCCGCCCGCACGGCGCTGCTGGTGACGCAGGGCCACCCGGATATCCTGCTTATCCGCGAGGGTGGGCGTACCGACCCGTTCAACTACCGCAATGCCTATCCCGCGCCCTACATTCCGCGTGCGCTGACGTTCGAGATTCCCGAGCGCATCTGGGCCGATGGCCGCGTGCATGCGCCACTGGATGAAGCCGCCGCCCTCGCCGTGATCGAGCAGTTGAAGGCCAGGAAGGTTGAGGCCGTCGCGGTGTCGCTGATCTGGTCGATCGTCAATCCCGTCCATGAGCGGCGTCTGGGCCAGATGCTGGCCGAGCACCTGCCGGGCGTTCCCTACACGCTGTCGCATGAACTCAATCCGACGGTGCGCGAGTATCGCCGCACCTCGTCCTGCGCCATCGACGCCTCGCTCAAGCCGATCATGAGCGACTATCTGCGCACGCTGAAGGCGCGGCTGGAAGAGCGCGGCCTCAAGGGCCAGATCTTCGCCGTCACCTCGCAGGGCGGCCTCGTCGATGTATCGGATCTCGCCGAACGTCCCATCCTGGCGCTGAATTCCGGGCCGGCCATGGCCCCGGTCGCCGGCCGGCATTTCGCCGAGCTGGAGGGCGCCACCACCGCCATCGTCACCGACGCTGGTGGCACGACTTATGATGTCTCTCTGGTCAAGGACGGCGCACTGCCCTGGACCCGCGAGACCTGGCTCGGACCGATCTATCAGGGCAACCTCACCGGCTTTCCCTCGGTGGACGTGAAAAGCGTCGGCGCCGGCGGCGGCAGCATCGCGCGCGTCGATAGCGCCGGCTTGCTCCATGTCGGCCCTGAAAGCGCGGGGTCGACCCCCGGCCCGGTGTGCTATGGCCGCGGTGGCACCAAGCCCACCGTCACGGACGCCGCCGTGGCGCTCGGCTATATCGACCCGACCTTCTTCCTCGGCGGCCAGATGAGTCTGGCCCTGCAGACCGCGCGCGACGCGATCCAGACCGAGGTCGCCGGTCCGCTCGGCATCAGCGTGGAGGAGGCGGCGCTCTCCATCCTCGACCTCACCACCGAGGGCATGGTCAACGCCATTGAGGACATCACCGTCAAGCAGGGCATCGACCCGCAGGAGACCGTGATGATCGGCGGCGGCGGGGCGGCCGGCATCAATGCGGTGCTGATCGCGCGGCGGCTTCGCTGCGACACCATCATCTTCCCCGATGTCGGCGCGGCGCTCAGCGCGGCCGGCGCGATGATGTCGGAACTGACGACGGAGTATTCCCAGATCGGTTTCATGAAGACGACGGCATTCGACGCTGAGCGCGCCACTTCCATCATCGCCGATCTGGTCAGCCGGGCGCAGGCCTTCTTCGAGAAGGCCGGTCCCAATGCCCGCGACAAGCGCATCGATCTTGCCATCGAGGCGCGCTATCCCTCGCAGGTGTGGGAGATCGACGTGCCCCTGCGCGGCGCCACTTTCGAAACCGACGCTGATGTCGCCGCGCTGATCGCCGACTTCCACGCCCGCCATGTCGATCTGTTCTCGTTCCGCGACGACGGTGACGCCGTCGAGATCATGAGCTGGCGCGCTCTCGCCCGTTGCCGTCTGTCGGATGCCACCTCGATCCGGCTGGCCGACGACGCGCAGGAAACAGACGCCCTCGCGCACCGCCCGATGTTCTTCCGCGAGACCGGGCTGATCGACGCGCCGGCCTACCGGCTGGAACATCTGCCGGCGGACACCGAGGTGCATGGCCCGGCCATCGTCGACAGCAACTTCACCACCATCGTCATCAATCCCGGTGCCCGGGCAGTGCGGCGGCCCGGCGGCCATCTCGTGGTTCACAGCGCGGCATAG